The Mugil cephalus isolate CIBA_MC_2020 chromosome 19, CIBA_Mcephalus_1.1, whole genome shotgun sequence genome has a window encoding:
- the arrdc3b gene encoding arrestin domain-containing protein 3b isoform X1, which translates to MVLGKVRALAVYFDSLNENNLPVFSGGDLVSGRVVVEVTGDVRVRSLDITARGVAKVRWTESRNAGANTAYTQNYTEEVEYLHHYDTLIGEERDEDCPEEGLTVLHAGFHEFAFSFNLPQMALATSFEGKHGSVRYWVKAELHRPWLLPVKVKKEFIVFEHIDINTPLLLAPQAGTKEKTLCCWFCASGPISLSAKIERKGYTPGESIQIFAEVENCSSRVVVPKAALYQTQTFFAKGKGKQIQQLVSNLRGEPLQQGKSQSWEGKMLKIPPVSPSILDCPIIRVEYVLVVYVDVPGGLNLSLSLPLVIGTIPLHACTSRTSSISSTCSSTCSSLRWLGLPERPEGKGAAPRSEPPSTPLTRRSISNTCLSLAAPPSYSDLAISESHRRDCLQGCDRSDRDADDHSSLLTYITEFRYLPPPLYSEVDPYPDPVDVCSSVDVRRPDTCPSR; encoded by the exons ATGGTGCTGGGGAAAGTGAGGGCCCTGGCCGTCTACTTTGACAGCCTGAACGAGAACAACCTGCCCGTGTTCTCCGGCGGAGACCTGGTGTCGGGccgggtggtggtggaggtcaCCGGGGATGTGCGGGTCCGGAGCCTGGACATAACCGCGAGGGGAGTCGCTAAGGTCCGCTGGACGGAGTCGAGGAACGCCGGGGCCAACACGGCTTACACCCAGAACTACACGGAGGAGGTGGAATACCTGCACCACTACGACACCTTGATCGGCGAGGAGAGAG ATGAGGACTGTCCAGAGGAGGGACTCACCGTCCTGCACGCCGGCTTCCACGAGTTCGCCTTCAGCTTCAACCTGCCTCAGAT GGCCCTGGCCACGTCCTTCGAGGGGAAGCACGGCAGCGTCCGCTACTGGGTGAAGGCGGAACTGCACCGTCCGTGGCTGCTGCCCGTCAAAGTCAAGAAGGAGTTCATCGTGTTCGAGCACATCGACATCAACAcgccgctgctgctg GCTCCTCAGGCCGGGACCAAGGAGAAAACTCTGTGCTGCTGGTTCTGTGCTTCAGGTCCCATCTCCCTCAGTGCCAAGATCGAGAGGAAGGGTTACACACCAG GCGAGTCGATCCAGATCTTCGCTGAGGTGGAGAACTGTTCGTCCCGGGTGGTGGTGCCCAAGGCGGCGCTCTACCAGACCCAGACCTTCTTTGCCAAGGGCAAGGGCAAACAGATCCAGCAGCTGGTGTCCAACCTGCGGGGCGAGCCCCTGCAGCAGGGCAAGAGCCAGAGCTGGGAGGGCAAGATGCTCAAGATCCCCCCGGTGTCCCCCTCCATCCTGGACTGTCCCATCATCAGGGTGGAGTACGTCCTCGTG GTGTACGTGGACGTCCCCGGGGGTCTGAACCTGTCTCTGTCGTTGCCGTTGGTGATCGGGACCATCCCCCTCCACGCCTGCACCTCCCGCACCtccagcatcagcagcacctGCAGCAGCACCTGCAGCAGCCTGCGCTGGCTGGGGCTGCCCGAGAGGCCCGAGGGTAAAGGCGCCGCTCCCCGCTCTGAGCCTCCGTCCACGCCCCTCACACGCAGATCGATCTCTAACACGTGTCTGTCGCTTGCAGCTCCGCCGAGCTACAGCGACCTGGCCATATCAGAGTCTCACAGGAGGGACTGCCTGCAGGGCTGCGATAGGTCCGACCGCGACGCAGACGACCACTCATCTCTGCTCACATACATCACCGAGTTCAGATATCTGCCACCACCACTCTACTCCGAG GTGGATCCGTACCCGGACCCGGTGGATGTGTGCAGCTCCGTGGACGTGAGGAGACCGGACACGTGCCCGTCCCGCTGA
- the arrdc3b gene encoding arrestin domain-containing protein 3b isoform X2, whose translation MVLGKVRALAVYFDSLNENNLPVFSGGDLVSGRVVVEVTGDVRVRSLDITARGVAKVRWTESRNAGANTAYTQNYTEEVEYLHHYDTLIGEERDEDCPEEGLTVLHAGFHEFAFSFNLPQMALATSFEGKHGSVRYWVKAELHRPWLLPVKVKKEFIVFEHIDINTPLLLAPQAGTKEKTLCCWFCASGPISLSAKIERKGYTPGESIQIFAEVENCSSRVVVPKAALYQTQTFFAKGKGKQIQQLVSNLRGEPLQQGKSQSWEGKMLKIPPVSPSILDCPIIRVEYVLVVYVDVPGGLNLSLSLPLVIGTIPLHACTSRTSSISSTCSSTCSSLRWLGLPERPEAPPSYSDLAISESHRRDCLQGCDRSDRDADDHSSLLTYITEFRYLPPPLYSEVDPYPDPVDVCSSVDVRRPDTCPSR comes from the exons ATGGTGCTGGGGAAAGTGAGGGCCCTGGCCGTCTACTTTGACAGCCTGAACGAGAACAACCTGCCCGTGTTCTCCGGCGGAGACCTGGTGTCGGGccgggtggtggtggaggtcaCCGGGGATGTGCGGGTCCGGAGCCTGGACATAACCGCGAGGGGAGTCGCTAAGGTCCGCTGGACGGAGTCGAGGAACGCCGGGGCCAACACGGCTTACACCCAGAACTACACGGAGGAGGTGGAATACCTGCACCACTACGACACCTTGATCGGCGAGGAGAGAG ATGAGGACTGTCCAGAGGAGGGACTCACCGTCCTGCACGCCGGCTTCCACGAGTTCGCCTTCAGCTTCAACCTGCCTCAGAT GGCCCTGGCCACGTCCTTCGAGGGGAAGCACGGCAGCGTCCGCTACTGGGTGAAGGCGGAACTGCACCGTCCGTGGCTGCTGCCCGTCAAAGTCAAGAAGGAGTTCATCGTGTTCGAGCACATCGACATCAACAcgccgctgctgctg GCTCCTCAGGCCGGGACCAAGGAGAAAACTCTGTGCTGCTGGTTCTGTGCTTCAGGTCCCATCTCCCTCAGTGCCAAGATCGAGAGGAAGGGTTACACACCAG GCGAGTCGATCCAGATCTTCGCTGAGGTGGAGAACTGTTCGTCCCGGGTGGTGGTGCCCAAGGCGGCGCTCTACCAGACCCAGACCTTCTTTGCCAAGGGCAAGGGCAAACAGATCCAGCAGCTGGTGTCCAACCTGCGGGGCGAGCCCCTGCAGCAGGGCAAGAGCCAGAGCTGGGAGGGCAAGATGCTCAAGATCCCCCCGGTGTCCCCCTCCATCCTGGACTGTCCCATCATCAGGGTGGAGTACGTCCTCGTG GTGTACGTGGACGTCCCCGGGGGTCTGAACCTGTCTCTGTCGTTGCCGTTGGTGATCGGGACCATCCCCCTCCACGCCTGCACCTCCCGCACCtccagcatcagcagcacctGCAGCAGCACCTGCAGCAGCCTGCGCTGGCTGGGGCTGCCCGAGAGGCCCGAGG CTCCGCCGAGCTACAGCGACCTGGCCATATCAGAGTCTCACAGGAGGGACTGCCTGCAGGGCTGCGATAGGTCCGACCGCGACGCAGACGACCACTCATCTCTGCTCACATACATCACCGAGTTCAGATATCTGCCACCACCACTCTACTCCGAG GTGGATCCGTACCCGGACCCGGTGGATGTGTGCAGCTCCGTGGACGTGAGGAGACCGGACACGTGCCCGTCCCGCTGA